Proteins encoded in a region of the Desulforamulus hydrothermalis Lam5 = DSM 18033 genome:
- a CDS encoding ERF family protein has translation MSILNPERKNIAAKLVQVAKACGYVQKDSENKEQRYKYVSAAAVMEKVNPALVEARLISVPKFSVVSEKEKSTTKGAVWQLVTVECQLTIIDADSGEFVSVISLGTGTDPGDKAVAKAQTMALKYAWLTALNIETGDEPEADERTDKTEFTVHQPVNGGIPNSPRYQELIGLWRQMGWDINSLPGYLEQRFHKPLSHLTEPELSAMVHEAQGYLQQRMV, from the coding sequence ATGTCAATTTTAAATCCCGAAAGAAAAAACATTGCAGCAAAGCTAGTTCAGGTAGCAAAGGCCTGCGGCTATGTACAAAAAGACAGCGAAAACAAGGAGCAAAGATATAAGTATGTTTCAGCAGCCGCAGTAATGGAAAAGGTTAACCCTGCCCTTGTAGAGGCACGCCTGATTAGTGTTCCTAAATTTTCGGTAGTTAGTGAAAAAGAAAAATCAACAACCAAGGGTGCTGTATGGCAGTTGGTGACGGTTGAATGCCAACTAACCATCATTGACGCTGATTCAGGCGAGTTTGTAAGCGTGATCAGTTTGGGTACCGGTACTGACCCTGGAGATAAAGCAGTGGCCAAAGCACAGACCATGGCCCTTAAATATGCCTGGTTGACAGCTTTAAACATTGAAACAGGTGACGAACCTGAGGCTGACGAGCGGACAGATAAGACTGAGTTTACGGTTCATCAACCGGTTAATGGTGGTATCCCTAATTCACCCAGATACCAGGAGCTTATCGGCCTCTGGAGACAGATGGGATGGGATATTAATTCTCTCCCTGGATACCTGGAGCAGCGTTTTCATAAACCACTTAGCCATTTGACTGAACCAGAACTTTCAGCAATGGTACATGAAGCCCAGGGATACTTACAACAAAGGATGGTGTAG
- a CDS encoding putative metallopeptidase codes for MSSDNSRIVVVDEWNGKYVINDAYRPIAEALVCKFEELKHVPVKAILFIDNTEGTGKSMNKIKYAQIGKVPEKWQEIIYQVTGRTFQYFMEIFKRNIREMSREQIIALVYHELRHIDYDGGLKHHDIEDWSEMVYGLGLNWSSTKTVIPDLLAEGIDWSNINEMGQQKLFKDNRTLRVIK; via the coding sequence ATGTCGTCTGACAATAGCCGCATTGTTGTGGTAGATGAATGGAATGGCAAATACGTTATCAACGATGCCTATAGACCAATTGCTGAGGCACTTGTATGTAAATTCGAGGAACTAAAGCATGTGCCTGTTAAGGCTATTCTGTTCATTGACAATACAGAGGGCACCGGGAAATCAATGAACAAAATCAAATATGCTCAGATCGGCAAGGTCCCTGAAAAGTGGCAGGAGATTATTTATCAGGTTACCGGGCGAACATTTCAGTATTTTATGGAGATTTTTAAAAGGAATATCCGGGAAATGAGCCGTGAGCAAATTATTGCCCTGGTATATCACGAACTGAGGCATATCGACTATGACGGTGGCCTTAAGCATCATGACATAGAGGACTGGAGTGAGATGGTTTACGGCCTGGGTCTTAACTGGTCAAGTACAAAGACAGTTATTCCGGATCTCTTGGCTGAGGGCATTGATTGGAGCAACATTAACGAGATGGGACAGCAGAAATTGTTTAAGGATAACAGGACGCTGAGAGTTATTAAATAA
- a CDS encoding siphovirus Gp157 family protein has translation MKLYEMTGAFNEIFAMMEDGEELNYSTLEDTLQALEGAIEEKVGNIAKMIKSLEVQAEGFDKEAKRLTDKKRTIENKIKWLKEYLLQAMEATAKDKILTDIGTVRRQKSPAGVSVTDPDEIPQNYWFTPEPELDKKLILADLKSGVNIPGVQLRQGYHIRIQ, from the coding sequence ATGAAGCTTTACGAAATGACCGGTGCTTTCAATGAGATTTTTGCCATGATGGAAGATGGTGAAGAACTAAATTACTCTACCCTGGAGGATACTCTCCAAGCCCTGGAGGGAGCCATTGAAGAAAAGGTCGGTAATATTGCCAAGATGATTAAATCACTAGAAGTTCAGGCAGAAGGCTTTGATAAAGAAGCTAAGCGCCTTACTGATAAAAAACGGACAATTGAAAACAAGATTAAATGGCTCAAAGAGTACCTGCTTCAAGCCATGGAGGCTACAGCAAAGGATAAGATTCTTACCGATATTGGTACTGTCCGCCGCCAGAAGTCCCCGGCCGGTGTTTCTGTGACAGATCCAGATGAAATCCCGCAAAATTATTGGTTTACCCCGGAGCCGGAGCTAGATAAAAAGTTGATACTAGCTGATTTAAAGAGTGGTGTTAACATCCCGGGTGTTCAACTACGCCAGGGCTACCACATCCGTATTCAGTGA
- a CDS encoding DEAD/DEAH box helicase — protein sequence MFQLRPYQELLIEGVRDEFRSGRRKTCIVAPCGAGKTVIMAWMAAQTATKGNNVLFAVHRQELIEQSSNTFAAMGIQHGIIAPGCIATGDQIQIGSIFTIARRLDKIQPPNLIIFDEAHHCKANTWIKLIQAFPNAYVIGLTATPARTNGDGLGDIFNSLVLGPSVKQLIEWGNLSPYKYFAPPVKANLDGLRVKYGDYVKSDITLAMDRSEIIGDAIEQYKKLADGKRAIAYCVSRAHSEHTAEMFRAAGIPAQHIDGETDHGVRKAAIEQFRTGQIKVLCNVDLISEGFDVPAMEAVLLLRPTQSLTLHIQQSMRPMRPDKDNPGKVAIIIDHVGNCYRHGLPDEDRVWSLEGRKKSSTGHREISLRQCPKCYAAHRPAPVCPLCGYQYAPTERAEPEQKKGELVKIDEIERQRRKQEIRQAKNITDLEQIALRRGYKLGWINKMAELKRIKR from the coding sequence ATGTTCCAACTTAGACCATACCAAGAATTGCTAATCGAAGGCGTCCGGGATGAGTTCCGTTCCGGACGCCGCAAAACCTGTATAGTTGCCCCCTGTGGTGCTGGTAAGACAGTAATCATGGCGTGGATGGCGGCTCAAACCGCCACTAAAGGTAACAATGTTTTGTTTGCCGTCCATCGTCAGGAGCTTATAGAGCAATCTAGTAATACTTTTGCAGCCATGGGCATACAGCATGGAATTATTGCCCCTGGGTGTATAGCCACCGGTGACCAAATACAGATCGGTAGTATTTTCACCATTGCCCGCCGGCTGGATAAGATACAGCCACCGAATTTGATTATTTTTGACGAAGCCCATCACTGCAAGGCAAATACATGGATTAAGTTGATACAAGCATTTCCTAACGCCTACGTGATCGGCCTTACAGCTACCCCGGCCAGGACCAACGGTGACGGGTTAGGAGATATATTTAACTCCCTGGTGCTGGGGCCCAGTGTTAAGCAACTAATTGAATGGGGCAATTTATCCCCTTATAAATATTTTGCTCCACCAGTTAAAGCAAACCTGGACGGCCTACGGGTTAAGTATGGGGACTATGTTAAGTCAGATATCACCTTAGCCATGGACAGGTCAGAGATTATTGGGGATGCCATTGAGCAATACAAAAAGCTGGCTGATGGCAAAAGGGCCATAGCCTATTGTGTGAGCCGGGCCCATTCCGAACACACGGCAGAAATGTTTAGAGCGGCCGGTATCCCAGCGCAGCACATCGATGGCGAGACAGACCACGGAGTCCGTAAGGCCGCCATTGAGCAATTCCGCACCGGACAAATTAAGGTGCTCTGTAATGTGGATTTAATTTCCGAGGGTTTTGATGTGCCGGCCATGGAGGCGGTGTTGTTGTTGAGACCCACACAGTCATTGACACTGCATATCCAACAATCCATGCGCCCTATGCGGCCGGATAAAGATAACCCGGGTAAAGTGGCCATCATCATTGACCATGTGGGAAATTGCTACCGCCACGGGCTACCAGATGAGGATCGGGTTTGGAGCCTGGAAGGTAGGAAGAAAAGCAGTACTGGTCATCGTGAGATATCCCTAAGGCAGTGCCCCAAGTGTTATGCCGCCCATAGGCCTGCACCTGTCTGCCCTCTATGTGGTTATCAGTACGCTCCTACGGAAAGGGCAGAGCCGGAACAGAAAAAGGGTGAGCTGGTTAAGATTGACGAGATTGAGCGCCAGCGAAGGAAACAAGAAATTAGGCAGGCCAAAAACATAACGGATTTGGAGCAAATTGCGCTCCGGCGTGGGTACAAGCTTGGTTGGATTAATAAGATGGCTGAGTTAAAGAGGATTAAGAGATAG
- a CDS encoding sporulation initiation factor Spo0A C-terminal domain-containing protein has product MQVNTLETMENLKDLAERFLTIYPQLKAALTGQTQQTQTAEPQYANPDQQISQFLRELGTPMHVKGFGYLKTAIKLLQENESLLFAVTKELYPAIAKLHDTTPSRVERAIRHAVELMAERCSPLYAKSFTDQPTNSEFLAWCVENLKFRA; this is encoded by the coding sequence ATGCAAGTTAACACATTAGAAACCATGGAAAATCTAAAGGATTTAGCCGAAAGGTTCTTAACTATTTACCCGCAGTTAAAGGCCGCTTTGACTGGCCAAACACAACAAACTCAGACTGCGGAACCTCAGTACGCGAACCCCGACCAGCAAATTTCTCAGTTTCTTCGGGAGCTCGGCACCCCAATGCATGTAAAAGGCTTTGGTTACCTCAAAACAGCCATAAAGTTACTGCAGGAAAATGAATCGCTGCTGTTTGCTGTCACCAAAGAACTTTACCCAGCCATTGCCAAGCTACACGATACCACCCCAAGCCGAGTAGAACGAGCCATTAGGCACGCTGTAGAATTGATGGCTGAAAGATGTAGCCCGTTGTATGCTAAATCGTTTACTGACCAACCAACTAACTCGGAGTTTCTGGCCTGGTGCGTGGAAAATCTCAAATTTCGAGCATAA